The Actinomycetes bacterium genome has a window encoding:
- a CDS encoding response regulator transcription factor, producing the protein MIRVLLADDNDMLRQALAEALEDHPGIRVVGHASNGRMACSAAVALDPDVVVMDIRLPVMSGPAATAWLSGRCPAVRVVGLTAYDDEALHQAMARAGAVAVLVKGVSINEIVDAILSSAAA; encoded by the coding sequence ATGATCAGAGTGCTTCTCGCCGACGACAACGACATGCTGCGCCAGGCCCTGGCCGAGGCGCTTGAGGACCACCCAGGCATCCGGGTCGTCGGCCACGCCAGCAACGGGCGGATGGCTTGCAGCGCCGCGGTCGCGCTCGACCCGGACGTCGTCGTCATGGACATCCGGCTCCCGGTGATGTCCGGACCGGCGGCGACCGCCTGGCTGTCGGGCCGGTGCCCGGCCGTGCGCGTCGTCGGCCTCACCGCCTACGACGACGAGGCCCTGCACCAGGCCATGGCCCGTGCCGGCGCAGTGGCCGTGCTGGTCAAGGGTGTCTCCATCAACGAGATCGTCGACGCGATCCTCTCGTCGGCCGCCGCCTGA
- a CDS encoding Sir2 family NAD-dependent protein deacetylase gives MFILYTPSVMVEESGIPDFRSPGGLWTRYDPRALAFRRYVADQATRRLAWKLRCELHHLGARPNRAHLACVRLAEAGRLAGVVTQNIDGLHLDAGLPPELVCEIHGTGRIVACLACGDRTPMGEAVARVDAGEEDPPCLRCGGILKAATVSFGQGIPPEVWERAETLASDCDALVTVGSSLVVQPAARLPLVARRAGAALVVVNREPTPVDELADAVLLGEAGTLLPALVDAVLAP, from the coding sequence GTGTTCATCCTGTACACCCCTAGTGTGATGGTCGAGGAGTCTGGCATCCCGGACTTCCGCTCGCCGGGAGGGCTGTGGACCCGCTACGACCCCCGTGCGCTCGCTTTCCGCCGCTACGTCGCCGACCAGGCCACCCGACGGCTGGCCTGGAAGCTCCGCTGCGAGCTCCACCACCTCGGCGCCCGCCCCAACCGGGCCCATCTGGCGTGCGTCCGGCTGGCCGAGGCGGGCCGCCTGGCCGGGGTGGTGACCCAGAACATCGACGGGCTCCATCTCGACGCCGGACTCCCGCCGGAGCTGGTGTGCGAGATCCACGGCACCGGACGGATCGTTGCCTGCCTGGCTTGCGGCGACCGCACGCCCATGGGCGAGGCGGTGGCCCGGGTCGACGCGGGCGAGGAGGACCCGCCCTGCCTCCGTTGCGGCGGCATCCTCAAGGCGGCGACGGTCTCGTTCGGGCAGGGCATCCCGCCCGAGGTCTGGGAGCGGGCCGAGACGCTGGCGTCGGACTGCGACGCGCTGGTGACGGTCGGCTCCTCCCTGGTCGTCCAGCCGGCCGCACGCCTGCCCCTGGTGGCCAGGCGCGCGGGCGCCGCCCTGGTCGTGGTCAACCGGGAGCCGACCCCGGTCGACGAGCTGGCCGATGCGGTCCTCCTCGGCGAGGCCGGCACCCTCCTGCCCGCCCTGGTCGACGCGGTGCTGGCCCCGTGA
- a CDS encoding ATP-binding protein translates to MQEALHNVRKHAHASRVRVEVHAGLDALVTAVLADDGIGFDMDEVLPQALAGGHLGLHSLLERVDLAGGSIDLDSRPGAGTRVTVSVPVTLGGGPG, encoded by the coding sequence CTGCAGGAGGCGCTGCACAACGTCCGCAAGCACGCCCACGCGAGCCGCGTCCGGGTCGAGGTGCACGCGGGACTCGACGCCCTGGTCACCGCCGTCCTGGCCGATGACGGGATCGGCTTCGACATGGACGAGGTGCTGCCGCAGGCGCTCGCCGGCGGCCACCTCGGCCTGCACTCGCTGCTCGAGCGCGTCGACCTGGCCGGCGGCAGCATCGACCTGGACTCCCGCCCGGGCGCCGGCACCCGCGTGACCGTGAGCGTCCCGGTCACCCTCGGGGGCGGCCCGGGATGA
- a CDS encoding type 1 glutamine amidotransferase — MGPRTAEREPGARQAPTLVVIEHEPDAPPALLVAAARAAGVELRVVRAGEGEPVPASLGEAAGLVVLGGEMGIADVAAWPHLEVTMALIRTAAADQAPVLGICLGAQLAAHALGGRAYPGALGLEIGWVKIELTPAGRADPVLGALPEAAEVFHWHRDTFDLPPDAVLLARGDLYANQAFRIGSVVGVQFHPEVDAGTIAGWYALDKEGGASATYAEADAVGGAATRADRARRVLDAFCRSLQPSG; from the coding sequence GTGGGCCCACGAACGGCCGAGCGCGAGCCAGGAGCGCGCCAGGCCCCCACGCTGGTCGTCATCGAGCACGAGCCCGACGCACCCCCAGCACTGCTGGTCGCCGCGGCCCGTGCCGCCGGGGTCGAGTTGCGGGTGGTCCGGGCCGGGGAGGGCGAGCCCGTGCCGGCAAGCCTCGGGGAGGCCGCCGGGCTGGTCGTGCTCGGCGGCGAGATGGGCATCGCCGACGTGGCGGCATGGCCGCACCTGGAGGTGACGATGGCCCTGATCCGTACGGCCGCCGCCGACCAGGCCCCGGTCCTCGGGATCTGCCTGGGCGCCCAGCTCGCCGCGCACGCCCTGGGCGGGCGCGCCTACCCTGGCGCCCTTGGCCTCGAGATCGGCTGGGTGAAGATCGAGCTAACCCCGGCCGGTCGGGCCGACCCGGTCCTCGGCGCCCTGCCCGAAGCGGCCGAGGTGTTCCACTGGCACCGGGACACCTTCGACCTTCCCCCTGATGCGGTGCTGCTGGCCAGGGGCGACCTCTATGCCAACCAGGCGTTCCGGATCGGCAGCGTGGTCGGTGTCCAGTTCCACCCCGAGGTGGACGCGGGCACGATCGCCGGCTGGTACGCCTTGGACAAGGAGGGCGGTGCGTCAGCCACCTACGCGGAGGCGGACGCGGTCGGTGGCGCGGCCACGCGCGCCGACCGGGCCCGGCGGGTGCTCGACGCCTTCTGCCGGTCCCTGCAACCCAGCGGATAG